Proteins encoded in a region of the Mycobacterium branderi genome:
- a CDS encoding PIN domain-containing protein — protein sequence MRAILDTSVLIGEEPPSHVEAAISVASIAELHFGVLVAGDDDERAVRTQRLGAIESAFDPFPITVEIAREWGRLSAAVSNRGGQPRRRSIDLVIAATANIYGVPLLTHNTGDFQIIGDLVDVRQPGATSTRRRD from the coding sequence ATGCGCGCAATCCTTGACACCTCCGTGCTTATCGGAGAGGAACCGCCTTCGCACGTCGAAGCCGCGATCAGCGTCGCCTCGATAGCCGAACTCCACTTCGGTGTCCTCGTCGCCGGCGACGACGACGAACGGGCGGTTCGAACCCAACGGCTAGGTGCAATCGAATCCGCGTTTGACCCGTTTCCGATCACGGTCGAGATCGCTCGAGAGTGGGGTCGGTTGTCGGCAGCCGTCAGCAACCGGGGCGGCCAGCCGCGGCGTCGCTCAATCGATCTCGTAATCGCTGCGACCGCAAACATTTACGGCGTGCCGCTGCTCACCCACAACACCGGCGACTTTCAGATCATCGGTGATCTGGTCGACGTTCGCCAGCCTGGAGCAACTTCGACCCGGCGACGAGACTGA
- a CDS encoding type II toxin-antitoxin system Phd/YefM family antitoxin gives MATIPQKELRNNVGEVLRRAEAGEEITVTVAGRPVAQLGPATPRRWVSGPALRAVWRGPAPKTLGADLERFPASIADPFK, from the coding sequence ATGGCGACCATTCCCCAGAAGGAACTTCGCAATAACGTCGGCGAGGTGCTGCGTCGAGCGGAAGCAGGCGAAGAGATCACCGTCACCGTTGCAGGCCGGCCGGTTGCGCAGCTTGGCCCGGCCACGCCGAGGCGATGGGTCAGCGGGCCTGCATTGCGCGCGGTCTGGCGCGGTCCCGCCCCGAAAACGCTTGGCGCAGACCTTGAACGGTTTCCCGCTTCGATTGCCGACCCGTTCAAGTAG
- a CDS encoding patatin-like phospholipase family protein has protein sequence MQIPFADAVLGRLGRREAALEAVEEIEDEAVDSDTAELPPAEPALLLQKMENRLVRHHLANPDVLSAEQLRRLRYILNFARLADFEPGAAGPGGSRGRGDISVGAEIAPWRSRVADTLFGPLREEPDPVTALTAAREALAVLAPDQDDQRCVLLERHGSDFSAAELDAEVGYKKLVTVLGGGGGAGFVYIGGMQRLLEAGHVPDYMIGSSIGSILGSLVSRALPVPIEEYIAWAKTVSYRAILGPERLRRRHGLAGMFALRFDRFAGAMLSREDGQRMRMSDLAIPFDVVVAGVRKQPYSALPSRFRRPEVAALQLRAMPFRPIGIGAQVGARMWQVAAFIDLRVVKPIVIGGDDPARDFDVVDAASFSAAIPGVLHHETSDPRMIPLLDELCEEKDVAALVDGGTASNVPIELAWKRIRDGRLGTRNACYLAFDCFHPQWDPRHLWLVPITQAVQLQMMRNLPYADHLVRFGPTLSPANLAPSVAAIDRASRWGRRSVEKALPVTSALLEPTWWEGDGPPVAGPATRAKSVASPMSAVMAAMQVPTSRFARWRNRLT, from the coding sequence ATGCAGATCCCGTTCGCCGACGCGGTGCTCGGCCGACTCGGCCGCCGCGAGGCCGCGCTCGAGGCCGTCGAGGAGATCGAGGACGAGGCCGTCGACTCCGATACGGCCGAGCTACCGCCCGCCGAACCGGCCCTGCTGCTGCAGAAGATGGAAAACCGGCTCGTCCGCCACCACCTCGCCAACCCCGACGTGCTGAGCGCCGAGCAGCTGCGCCGGCTGCGCTACATCCTCAACTTCGCCCGGCTCGCCGACTTCGAACCGGGCGCCGCGGGGCCGGGTGGAAGCCGCGGGCGCGGCGACATCTCGGTCGGCGCCGAAATCGCGCCGTGGCGCTCCCGCGTCGCCGACACCCTGTTCGGGCCGCTGCGCGAGGAGCCGGATCCGGTCACGGCGCTGACCGCGGCACGAGAGGCTTTGGCGGTTCTGGCGCCGGACCAGGACGACCAGCGCTGTGTGCTTCTCGAGCGCCACGGCAGCGACTTCTCCGCCGCCGAACTGGACGCCGAGGTCGGGTACAAGAAGCTGGTCACGGTCCTCGGCGGCGGCGGGGGAGCGGGTTTCGTCTACATCGGCGGCATGCAGCGGCTGCTGGAGGCCGGCCACGTGCCCGACTACATGATCGGCTCGTCGATCGGGTCGATCCTGGGCAGCCTCGTCAGCCGGGCCCTGCCGGTGCCGATCGAGGAGTACATCGCCTGGGCGAAAACGGTGTCGTATCGGGCCATCCTCGGGCCCGAGCGGCTGCGCCGCCGCCACGGGTTGGCCGGCATGTTCGCGCTGCGCTTCGACCGGTTCGCCGGCGCCATGCTCAGCCGCGAGGACGGCCAGCGAATGCGCATGTCCGACTTGGCAATTCCGTTCGACGTCGTGGTCGCCGGTGTGCGCAAGCAGCCGTATTCCGCGCTGCCGTCGCGGTTCCGCCGTCCCGAAGTGGCGGCGCTGCAGTTGCGGGCGATGCCGTTCCGTCCGATCGGCATCGGTGCGCAGGTTGGCGCGCGGATGTGGCAAGTGGCCGCGTTCATCGACTTGCGGGTGGTCAAGCCGATCGTCATCGGCGGCGACGACCCGGCCCGCGACTTCGACGTCGTCGACGCGGCGTCCTTCTCGGCGGCCATTCCCGGTGTGCTGCACCACGAAACGAGCGACCCGCGGATGATCCCTCTGCTCGACGAGCTCTGCGAAGAAAAGGACGTCGCGGCCCTCGTCGACGGTGGGACGGCGAGCAACGTGCCGATCGAACTGGCGTGGAAGCGCATCCGCGACGGCCGGCTGGGCACCCGTAACGCGTGCTATCTGGCGTTCGATTGCTTTCACCCGCAATGGGATCCGCGGCACCTGTGGCTGGTGCCGATCACCCAGGCGGTCCAGTTGCAGATGATGCGCAACCTGCCCTACGCCGACCATCTGGTCCGTTTCGGGCCGACCCTGTCGCCGGCGAATCTGGCGCCCTCCGTCGCGGCCATCGACCGAGCGAGCCGATGGGGACGGCGAAGCGTCGAGAAGGCTCTTCCGGTGACGTCGGCGCTGTTGGAGCCGACGTGGTGGGAAGGTGACGGTCCGCCCGTTGCTGGGCCCGCGACGCGTGCGAAATCGGTGGCATCGCCGATGAGCGCGGTCATGGCTGCCATGCAGGTTCCGACGAGTCGCTTTGCGCGGTGGCGAAACCGGTTGACATGA